In [Clostridium] cellulosi, one genomic interval encodes:
- the ftsY gene encoding Signal recognition particle receptor FtsY (High confidence in function and specificity), with protein sequence MGFFEKIKNGLAKTRESVMKQVNGVFKSFTKIDEELFEDLEEILVSSDVGIETSEYIISELRAKVKKEGVSDPADVKKLLQEIMAQMLSGGEELDLSTKPSVILVIGVNGVGKTTTIGKMAANLKSQGKRVILAAADTFRAAAIDQLEIWAQRAGVEIVKQKEGADPAAVIFDAINAGKARGADVVICDTAGRLHNKKNLMDELAKISKVIERELPGAARENLLVLDATTGQNAVNQAKVFKEVAGLTGIVLTKLDGTARGGVVFAIKHELGVPVKYVGVGEGIDDLQPFNASDFVDALFSEK encoded by the coding sequence ATGGGCTTTTTTGAAAAAATAAAAAACGGGCTTGCAAAAACGCGTGAAAGTGTTATGAAACAGGTTAACGGCGTTTTCAAGTCCTTCACAAAAATTGATGAGGAACTTTTTGAAGACCTGGAAGAAATTTTGGTAAGCTCCGATGTGGGCATCGAGACGTCGGAGTATATCATCTCGGAGCTGCGCGCTAAGGTTAAAAAGGAAGGCGTAAGTGATCCGGCCGATGTCAAAAAGCTGCTTCAGGAGATAATGGCGCAGATGTTGTCTGGCGGCGAGGAACTTGACCTTTCGACAAAGCCGTCGGTAATTCTCGTAATCGGAGTAAACGGCGTCGGCAAGACTACGACGATAGGCAAAATGGCGGCGAATCTAAAGTCTCAAGGCAAGCGCGTAATCTTGGCGGCGGCGGATACATTCCGCGCGGCGGCCATCGACCAGCTCGAGATATGGGCCCAGCGGGCCGGAGTTGAGATTGTAAAGCAGAAAGAGGGTGCGGACCCGGCGGCGGTTATATTTGATGCCATCAATGCCGGCAAGGCAAGAGGCGCCGACGTAGTAATATGCGACACCGCAGGGAGACTGCACAACAAGAAAAATCTCATGGATGAGCTGGCCAAGATATCTAAGGTTATCGAAAGGGAACTGCCGGGCGCGGCGCGCGAAAATCTTCTGGTTCTCGACGCTACGACGGGGCAGAACGCCGTCAATCAGGCGAAGGTTTTCAAAGAGGTGGCGGGGCTTACCGGTATTGTGCTGACCAAGCTTGACGGTACAGCCCGCGGCGGCGTAGTTTTCGCGATAAAGCATGAACTGGGTGTACCTGTAAAATATGTGGGTGTCGGTGAAGGAATTGACGACCTGCAGCCGTTCAATGCCAGCGACTTTGTCGACGCCTTGTTTTCAGAAAAATAG
- a CDS encoding RdgB/HAM1 family non-canonical purine NTP pyrophosphatase (High confidence in function and specificity): MKFLIATNNEDKLKEIRHILAQFGIEGISLKEAGVTSKPEETGATFEDNARIKALSGMEATGLPTVADDSGLMVEALHGAPGVYSARYAGENATDSDRINKLLYEMRDVPAGARDAKFVCAICCAFPDGNIINAHGECEGSIAFAPQGKGGFGYDPIFIEKTTGKSFALLAGEEKDRLSHRGKALAQFAKLLHKRFGA; the protein is encoded by the coding sequence GTGAAATTTCTAATTGCGACGAACAATGAGGATAAGCTGAAGGAAATCAGGCATATACTCGCGCAGTTCGGTATCGAGGGTATTTCGCTTAAGGAAGCCGGGGTCACATCAAAGCCGGAAGAGACAGGCGCTACCTTTGAGGATAACGCGAGAATCAAAGCGTTAAGCGGCATGGAAGCAACCGGTTTGCCGACAGTTGCCGACGATTCCGGACTTATGGTTGAGGCGCTTCACGGCGCGCCCGGCGTCTATTCGGCCCGTTATGCTGGCGAAAACGCCACTGACAGCGACCGCATAAATAAGTTGCTTTATGAGATGCGCGATGTCCCGGCCGGAGCAAGAGATGCCAAGTTCGTCTGCGCTATTTGCTGTGCCTTCCCAGATGGAAACATAATTAATGCACACGGCGAATGTGAAGGTTCAATTGCTTTTGCACCTCAGGGCAAAGGCGGGTTCGGCTATGACCCAATTTTCATCGAAAAAACCACAGGGAAAAGCTTTGCGCTGCTTGCCGGCGAAGAGAAAGACAGGCTCAGCCACCGCGGCAAGGCACTTGCGCAGTTCGCGAAACTGCTGCATAAGCGTTTCGGTGCGTAG
- a CDS encoding hypothetical protein (Family membership), whose product MLTSKQRAKLKSIASTADTIGQIGKLGLNDTTYEQVSQALAARELVKYRVLETCPLSPREAAELLAEKTGAQVVQVIGSRIVLYRPNPEKPVIQL is encoded by the coding sequence TTGCTGACTTCAAAACAACGCGCTAAACTCAAATCCATCGCGAGCACGGCTGACACTATAGGGCAGATTGGCAAATTAGGGCTTAATGACACAACCTACGAACAGGTATCTCAGGCGCTTGCAGCCCGGGAGCTTGTAAAATATAGAGTGCTTGAGACCTGCCCGTTGTCTCCCCGCGAGGCGGCAGAGCTTCTCGCGGAAAAAACGGGCGCCCAGGTGGTTCAGGTCATAGGCTCGCGCATTGTGCTCTACCGCCCGAATCCGGAAAAACCGGTGATCCAACTGTGA
- a CDS encoding hypothetical protein (High confidence in function and specificity) — protein sequence MTERIGILGGTFNPIHNGHIKLALEFIERLGLDRLLLIPVWTPPHKSADGMLPADLRLEMCRLAASAYPKIEVSSIEIERGGTSYTVDTLKELKKLYPEARLFLITGSDMFLTLDKWKDFKAIAEMADLCACARHGGEYSKLKQFALKLEKEYGARCHIEDFPVVDLSSTDVRERLKNMHSAKGLVPDEVLKFIEDKGLYRDKPGSDRSNLMDSGSYEEKLSYFRDILKRRLSEKRFIHSLEVSKEAEFLAKKFGADVKKAEFAGLVHDIEKETPKDVQLQTIEKYSIILDDVERSAPKLLHAISGAAVLQYEHKITDTEILNAVRYHTTARAGMSLLEKIIYLADYISADRDYDGVDELRRTVHSSLEKGLDVCLRFSIEELLKKGAPIHLDTVRARNELILARKDSE from the coding sequence GTGACAGAGCGCATCGGAATCTTAGGGGGTACCTTCAATCCCATTCACAACGGTCACATCAAGCTGGCTCTTGAATTTATCGAGAGGCTCGGCCTTGACAGGCTGCTTCTGATACCGGTGTGGACACCGCCGCACAAAAGCGCGGACGGCATGCTTCCCGCTGATTTAAGGCTTGAGATGTGCCGCTTGGCTGCTTCAGCTTATCCGAAGATTGAAGTGAGCAGTATAGAAATCGAGCGTGGCGGGACAAGCTATACTGTCGACACGCTTAAGGAGTTAAAGAAGCTGTATCCGGAAGCGAGGCTTTTTCTGATAACCGGCTCGGATATGTTCCTGACTCTCGATAAGTGGAAAGATTTCAAGGCCATTGCGGAAATGGCGGATCTATGCGCATGCGCAAGGCATGGGGGAGAATACTCTAAATTGAAGCAGTTCGCCCTCAAGCTTGAGAAAGAATACGGGGCAAGGTGCCATATAGAGGATTTCCCAGTTGTCGACTTGTCGTCAACGGATGTGCGCGAGCGTCTCAAAAATATGCATAGTGCAAAGGGCCTTGTGCCGGACGAAGTATTGAAGTTCATTGAAGACAAAGGGCTTTATAGGGATAAGCCCGGCAGTGACAGGAGCAATTTAATGGACAGCGGCTCTTACGAAGAAAAACTCAGCTATTTTCGGGACATACTAAAAAGAAGACTTAGCGAAAAAAGATTCATTCATTCGCTGGAGGTATCAAAGGAAGCCGAATTTCTTGCAAAAAAGTTCGGCGCCGATGTCAAAAAGGCTGAATTTGCGGGCCTTGTTCACGATATTGAGAAAGAAACACCGAAGGATGTCCAGTTGCAAACGATAGAAAAATATAGTATAATCCTTGATGATGTCGAGAGGTCGGCTCCAAAGCTGCTGCACGCTATTAGCGGCGCGGCTGTGCTACAATATGAACATAAGATAACCGATACGGAAATTCTTAATGCCGTACGGTATCACACGACGGCAAGAGCGGGTATGAGCCTGCTTGAAAAGATTATCTACCTTGCCGATTACATTTCGGCCGACCGTGACTATGATGGTGTGGACGAATTGCGCCGAACGGTTCATTCATCCCTTGAAAAAGGGCTGGATGTCTGTTTGCGTTTTTCTATTGAGGAGCTTCTTAAAAAGGGAGCGCCTATCCATCTTGACACGGTACGAGCTCGAAATGAGCTGATATTGGCAAGGAAGGATTCAGAATAA
- a CDS encoding putative secreted protein (Hypothetical protein), which translates to MKHQGALKRGILIFVIVATFITVAAAAGTAALKNWRPLKEKGSAPETASKTSSTEDFSNFLLCGIDNTNSLTDVIMVANFDSKNHKLTLLQIPRDTYVSGDVPSHKYNAVYSHHDKNVSGMETLKAQIENDFGITIDHYAAVTTKGFRKIVDAVGGVDIDVPINMNYDDDEQDLHIHLKKGLQHLNGAKAEQFVRYRKGWSQGDLGRLNAQRIFLAALMQKIKSMSAWEIGTKIVPVVSAPNFLTDLSGYQMLEFYNLAKDINLSDAAVYTMPGEPFSLDGVDYYSVHKDELLEILNAHFVPEGTELSIYDLKIVQMADSVKTDNNADDFENILSGNR; encoded by the coding sequence TTGAAACATCAAGGAGCATTAAAACGCGGCATACTGATATTTGTTATTGTCGCAACTTTTATCACCGTGGCTGCCGCAGCAGGAACGGCTGCGCTCAAAAACTGGAGGCCTTTGAAGGAAAAGGGCTCAGCGCCCGAAACCGCCTCAAAAACATCTTCGACAGAAGACTTTTCGAATTTCCTTTTGTGCGGGATTGATAATACAAATTCGCTGACCGATGTTATCATGGTTGCGAATTTTGACAGCAAAAATCATAAGCTCACGTTGTTGCAAATCCCGCGGGACACCTATGTCAGCGGGGATGTGCCGTCGCACAAATATAACGCCGTTTACAGCCATCACGACAAGAATGTGAGCGGCATGGAGACGCTGAAAGCCCAAATTGAAAACGATTTCGGAATAACTATCGACCATTACGCGGCTGTAACGACAAAAGGGTTTAGAAAGATTGTCGACGCGGTCGGCGGGGTCGACATTGACGTACCGATCAATATGAATTATGACGACGATGAGCAGGATCTTCACATCCATCTGAAAAAAGGGCTTCAGCACTTAAACGGGGCAAAAGCGGAACAATTTGTACGCTACAGAAAAGGATGGTCCCAGGGCGATTTGGGGCGGCTCAACGCCCAAAGAATCTTTCTGGCGGCACTGATGCAAAAGATTAAATCCATGAGCGCTTGGGAAATTGGAACAAAGATAGTTCCGGTAGTATCTGCCCCCAATTTCCTGACGGATTTGTCAGGGTATCAAATGCTTGAGTTTTATAACTTGGCAAAGGATATAAACTTATCCGACGCCGCTGTTTACACTATGCCCGGTGAACCATTCAGTTTGGACGGCGTAGATTATTATTCGGTGCATAAGGACGAACTTTTAGAAATTTTAAATGCTCACTTTGTGCCCGAGGGCACTGAGCTAAGCATATATGACCTTAAAATTGTACAGATGGCTGATTCAGTCAAAACGGACAACAACGCCGATGATTTTGAAAATATACTGTCAGGCAACAGATGA
- a CDS encoding iojap family protein (High confidence in function and specificity) translates to MIFKEAVFLTGKEILKEAVKILNGRKAEDIKAIDIAGISILADYFLIASGSSTTQVRALAEELEFKLSEIGVEPLRVEGMQSSTWIILDYGSVVIHIFHRDTRSFYNLERLWADGREVELSKVADGGSAGAQ, encoded by the coding sequence TTGATATTTAAGGAGGCGGTATTCCTGACAGGCAAAGAAATTTTAAAAGAGGCAGTCAAGATTCTAAACGGCAGAAAAGCTGAGGACATCAAAGCAATTGATATTGCCGGCATAAGCATCTTAGCCGACTATTTCCTCATAGCGTCGGGCAGCAGCACCACACAGGTCCGCGCGCTGGCTGAGGAGCTTGAATTCAAGTTGTCAGAGATTGGGGTAGAACCTCTCCGCGTTGAAGGCATGCAGTCTTCTACATGGATTATACTCGATTACGGATCAGTCGTAATTCATATATTCCACCGTGATACGCGGAGTTTCTATAATCTTGAAAGACTTTGGGCCGACGGCAGAGAAGTCGAACTGTCCAAGGTAGCTGACGGCGGAAGTGCTGGGGCACAATAA
- the leuS gene encoding Leucine-tRNA ligase (High confidence in function and specificity): MRYDFAAIEKKWQDIWEKKGTFRAKDDYSLPKYYALVEFPYPSGQGLHVGHPRSYTALDIVARKRRLQGYNVLYPMGWDAFGLPTENFAIKNHIHPEIVTKKNVARFKQQLKSLGLSFDWSREINTTDPNYYKWTQWIFLQLFKKGLAYKKEMAVNWCTSCKVVLANEEVVNGVCERCGGEVIRKVKSQWMLKITDYAQKLIDDLDEVDYLERIKTQQRNWIGRSTGAEVNFKTTAGDTLTIYTTRPDTLFGATYMVIAPEHPNIEKWSSLIENMPELIAYREQSARKSDFERTEVQKEKTGVEIKGVKAINPVNGREIPIFVSDYVLMSYGTGAIMAVPAHDTRDWEFAKKFGLPIIEVVKGGDVEKEAFTDCETGIMVNSDFLNGLTVQEAQVKIKKWLTEKGIGREKVNFKLRDWVFSRQRYWGEPIPLVHCEKCGWVPIPEDQLPLRLPEVESYEPTDNGESPLAAMEDWVNTTCPKCGGKARRETDTMPQWAGSSWYFLRYCDPHNDKELASKEALEYWLPVDWYNGGMEHTTLHLLYSRFWNKALYDMGIVPYKEPYKKRTSHGMILGENGEKMSKSRGNVVNPDEIVKEYGADTMRLYEMFIGDFEKAAPWSSASIKGCRRFLERVFALQDIVTDEEGYSKELESSMHKCIKKVSEDIENLKFNTAIAAMMSLLNEITDKGSITRGELKTLLLLLNPFAPHITEELWEIEKFGGMLNEQKWPEYDEEKCKDDSVEIPVQVNGKLKGTITIPVGAEKEQVQAMAQSLDKVASAIAGKNIIKVIYIQNKLINIVAK; the protein is encoded by the coding sequence TTGCGTTACGATTTTGCCGCAATAGAGAAAAAGTGGCAGGACATATGGGAAAAGAAAGGCACGTTCCGCGCGAAGGACGATTATTCACTCCCGAAATATTATGCACTGGTTGAATTCCCTTACCCATCGGGGCAAGGGCTTCACGTCGGACACCCGCGTTCATACACCGCGCTTGACATTGTCGCGCGCAAACGCAGGCTACAGGGATATAATGTCCTTTATCCGATGGGCTGGGACGCTTTCGGACTTCCGACCGAAAACTTTGCAATCAAGAATCACATACACCCTGAAATAGTAACAAAGAAGAATGTCGCGCGCTTTAAGCAGCAGCTCAAAAGCCTCGGACTGTCCTTTGACTGGTCCCGTGAAATAAATACGACAGACCCGAATTATTACAAGTGGACACAGTGGATTTTCCTCCAGTTGTTCAAAAAGGGTCTTGCATACAAGAAAGAAATGGCCGTAAACTGGTGCACCTCATGCAAGGTTGTACTCGCCAATGAAGAGGTTGTCAACGGTGTTTGCGAGCGCTGCGGCGGCGAGGTCATCCGCAAGGTAAAATCCCAGTGGATGCTCAAGATTACTGACTATGCGCAGAAGCTCATCGACGACCTCGATGAGGTTGATTATCTTGAACGCATAAAAACCCAGCAGCGCAACTGGATAGGGCGCTCGACGGGCGCAGAAGTCAACTTCAAAACAACAGCGGGCGACACGCTCACTATTTACACCACCCGCCCGGATACGCTTTTTGGCGCGACCTATATGGTTATAGCTCCAGAGCACCCGAATATTGAAAAATGGAGCTCGCTTATAGAGAATATGCCAGAACTCATCGCATACCGCGAACAGTCGGCGCGCAAATCTGACTTTGAACGCACCGAGGTCCAGAAGGAGAAGACGGGTGTAGAAATAAAGGGCGTCAAGGCGATAAATCCAGTCAACGGCCGGGAGATTCCGATATTCGTGTCCGACTATGTACTTATGTCATACGGCACCGGCGCCATTATGGCGGTTCCGGCGCACGATACCCGTGACTGGGAGTTCGCGAAGAAATTCGGACTGCCGATAATTGAAGTCGTCAAAGGCGGTGACGTTGAAAAAGAAGCTTTCACCGACTGCGAGACAGGTATTATGGTAAACTCCGACTTCCTCAACGGCCTGACCGTTCAGGAGGCACAGGTAAAGATAAAAAAATGGCTGACCGAAAAAGGCATCGGCCGCGAGAAGGTAAACTTCAAACTGCGCGACTGGGTGTTCTCACGTCAGCGCTACTGGGGCGAACCGATTCCGCTTGTTCACTGCGAAAAATGCGGATGGGTACCGATTCCGGAAGACCAGCTTCCGCTGCGTCTGCCTGAAGTAGAATCATACGAACCGACGGATAACGGCGAATCACCACTTGCCGCAATGGAGGATTGGGTTAACACCACGTGCCCGAAGTGCGGAGGCAAAGCGAGAAGAGAAACCGATACCATGCCGCAGTGGGCGGGTTCATCGTGGTATTTCCTCCGTTACTGCGACCCGCATAACGACAAAGAGCTTGCAAGCAAAGAGGCACTCGAGTATTGGTTGCCTGTTGACTGGTATAACGGCGGTATGGAGCATACTACCCTTCATCTGCTCTATTCGAGATTCTGGAACAAAGCGCTTTATGACATGGGCATAGTGCCGTATAAAGAACCGTATAAAAAGCGTACCAGCCATGGCATGATTCTCGGCGAGAACGGCGAGAAAATGTCAAAATCACGCGGCAACGTCGTAAATCCTGATGAAATTGTTAAAGAGTACGGTGCAGATACGATGCGCCTTTATGAAATGTTCATCGGCGATTTTGAAAAGGCAGCGCCGTGGTCCTCAGCAAGTATAAAAGGCTGCCGCCGCTTCCTTGAGCGCGTATTTGCACTTCAGGATATCGTAACAGACGAGGAAGGCTATAGTAAAGAGCTTGAGTCCTCAATGCACAAATGTATCAAAAAGGTAAGTGAGGATATCGAGAACCTCAAGTTTAACACTGCTATAGCCGCCATGATGTCGCTCTTAAATGAGATTACAGACAAAGGCTCTATAACACGCGGGGAATTAAAAACCCTGCTGCTGCTTCTTAATCCTTTCGCTCCGCATATTACAGAAGAACTTTGGGAGATTGAAAAGTTCGGCGGAATGTTGAACGAGCAGAAATGGCCGGAATATGACGAAGAAAAGTGCAAAGATGACTCCGTCGAAATTCCTGTTCAGGTTAACGGCAAGCTGAAAGGAACAATTACGATTCCTGTCGGCGCTGAAAAAGAGCAGGTTCAGGCTATGGCTCAATCCCTCGACAAAGTTGCCTCTGCTATAGCGGGGAAGAATATCATTAAGGTAATTTATATTCAAAACAAATTAATCAATATTGTGGCAAAATAA
- a CDS encoding HAD superfamily phosphatase (High confidence in function and specificity), with product MRLVPDRIFSKINEITPEILEKEGIKALVLDIDNTLAPRYVELPDEALINWIASLKKVNIKLYIISNNRQNRVSKFSKALGLPFYCNGMKPFPRAFLRAVREMGVPRENVAAVGDQIYTDVAGAHLAGIKAWLVTPIDPRENIIFKIRRMLERPVINRYYKNLKKDGGTN from the coding sequence TTGCGGCTTGTTCCAGACAGAATATTTTCAAAAATCAATGAGATTACGCCGGAAATACTCGAAAAAGAGGGGATAAAGGCCCTTGTTCTCGATATAGACAATACGCTTGCGCCGCGTTATGTGGAACTTCCGGACGAGGCATTGATTAACTGGATAGCATCGCTGAAAAAGGTCAATATTAAACTTTATATAATATCGAATAACCGTCAGAACCGTGTTTCAAAGTTTTCAAAAGCTCTTGGTTTGCCGTTTTATTGCAACGGGATGAAACCATTTCCGCGCGCCTTTTTGCGCGCTGTACGCGAGATGGGCGTTCCCCGCGAGAATGTGGCAGCAGTAGGCGACCAGATTTATACGGATGTGGCGGGCGCACACCTTGCTGGCATAAAAGCATGGCTTGTAACGCCGATTGACCCGCGGGAAAACATTATATTCAAAATCAGGAGAATGCTTGAACGGCCCGTTATAAACCGATACTACAAGAATTTAAAGAAAGACGGAGGCACAAATTAA
- a CDS encoding hypothetical protein (High confidence in function and specificity) has translation MNNMPFFGPAGNEDSFFEAGFKDVIEAPAYVASLGLTAYEYQGGHGIRITSKKAAELGKKARENGIRLSVHAPYYISMSSADEEKRNNSIGYIVRSAQAAHDMGADRIVVHCGSCSGKDRQWALETAKDTFKRAVEALDAQGLSDIHICPETMGKLNQLGTADEVIEICNLDERLIPCIDFGHLYARTLGGLATIEDFEAIFKAIKDKLGTERFYTFHSHFSHIEYTEKGGEKRHLTFNDPGYGPDFEIVAELCIKYGCTPVFICESRGTQAQDAVTMKKIYCEKAGEVI, from the coding sequence ATGAACAATATGCCGTTTTTCGGCCCTGCCGGCAATGAGGACAGCTTCTTTGAGGCTGGGTTTAAGGATGTCATTGAGGCGCCTGCTTATGTTGCTTCGCTGGGCCTTACTGCATATGAGTATCAGGGCGGACACGGGATAAGGATTACATCAAAAAAGGCAGCGGAGCTCGGCAAAAAGGCACGTGAAAACGGAATCCGGCTTTCAGTCCATGCGCCCTATTATATTTCAATGTCGAGCGCTGATGAAGAAAAGCGCAATAACAGTATAGGCTATATCGTCAGAAGCGCGCAGGCGGCCCATGATATGGGCGCCGACAGGATCGTGGTGCACTGCGGCTCTTGTTCAGGCAAAGACCGGCAATGGGCGCTGGAAACGGCTAAGGACACTTTTAAAAGGGCAGTTGAAGCCCTTGACGCCCAGGGGCTTTCTGATATACACATCTGCCCGGAGACAATGGGCAAGCTAAACCAGCTCGGTACGGCAGATGAAGTCATAGAAATATGCAACCTCGACGAGAGATTGATACCCTGCATAGATTTCGGGCATCTTTATGCACGCACCCTCGGCGGCCTTGCAACAATCGAAGATTTTGAGGCAATTTTTAAGGCGATAAAGGATAAACTCGGCACTGAACGGTTTTATACATTCCACTCCCACTTTTCCCATATAGAATACACCGAAAAAGGCGGCGAAAAGCGGCACTTGACTTTCAATGACCCCGGTTACGGCCCAGATTTTGAAATTGTGGCGGAACTGTGTATAAAATACGGATGCACACCTGTTTTTATCTGCGAATCGCGCGGAACGCAAGCGCAGGACGCCGTTACGATGAAAAAAATATATTGTGAAAAAGCCGGTGAAGTGATATGA
- a CDS encoding 3-dehydroquinate dehydratase (High confidence in function and specificity) — MSMLNKRKVLVIHGPNLNLLGERETGIYGKDTIDNINAEIMHKAQELGLECEIYQSNSEGDIIDRLHSARGDFDGVVINAGAYTHYSIAIRDAIAAIKIPCVEVHMSNVYAREEFRRHSVIAPVCAGSIVGFGKNSYILALNGLKDLL, encoded by the coding sequence ATGAGTATGCTTAACAAAAGAAAAGTACTGGTAATCCATGGCCCAAACCTCAATCTTTTGGGCGAGCGCGAAACGGGTATCTACGGGAAAGATACGATTGATAATATCAATGCTGAAATCATGCACAAAGCTCAGGAGCTTGGACTTGAGTGCGAAATCTACCAGTCAAACAGCGAGGGCGACATTATTGACCGCCTTCATTCTGCAAGAGGCGATTTTGACGGCGTTGTAATAAACGCCGGGGCGTACACGCATTACAGCATTGCGATTCGTGACGCTATTGCCGCAATAAAAATTCCCTGTGTAGAAGTGCATATGTCGAATGTTTACGCGCGTGAGGAGTTCCGCCGCCATTCGGTAATTGCCCCAGTATGTGCCGGGTCGATTGTCGGCTTCGGCAAAAACAGCTATATCTTAGCGCTTAATGGCCTCAAGGATCTTTTATAA
- the yqhT gene encoding putative peptidase YqhT (High confidence in function and specificity): protein MSNIQTFQSKLKDDSYAAIIYSEHNRYYFTGFPSSDGLLFITKDHAVFLIDSRYIEAAKKQAQGCEVVLMTDTKAQLAELVKKFDVKEIGIESYDMPVSTAQQFKRMLPDIKFDLSDSISETISHMRMIKSDAEIENIKKAQAITDAAFDHILEYIKPGVSERDIALEIEYFMKKNGAKGPSFDLITITGENTSLPHGVPGDRKIKAGDFFTMDTGAVVNGYCSDMTRTVAVGKITSEQKKVYDTVLKAQTEALNALAAGKKCSDIDKIARDIIDNAGYKGCFGHGLGHSVGLLIHEEPRLSPSCDAILEPGMIMTVEPGIYLEGRFGVRIEDMVLITKDGIINFSKSPKELITL, encoded by the coding sequence ATGAGCAATATTCAAACATTCCAATCTAAGCTAAAAGATGATTCATATGCAGCGATAATCTATTCAGAACATAACCGCTATTATTTTACTGGTTTTCCGTCATCGGATGGGCTGTTGTTCATAACAAAGGACCATGCGGTGTTCCTGATTGATTCGAGGTATATAGAGGCGGCTAAAAAACAGGCACAGGGCTGTGAAGTAGTGCTTATGACTGATACAAAGGCACAGCTTGCAGAGCTTGTGAAAAAGTTTGATGTCAAGGAGATAGGCATTGAGTCTTATGACATGCCGGTGTCTACCGCCCAGCAGTTCAAACGCATGCTGCCGGACATAAAGTTCGATTTGTCAGACAGTATCAGTGAAACTATCTCACATATGCGCATGATAAAATCGGACGCTGAGATTGAGAACATCAAAAAGGCTCAAGCCATAACGGACGCGGCCTTTGACCACATACTCGAATATATAAAGCCGGGCGTGTCGGAGCGCGACATAGCGCTTGAAATCGAGTATTTTATGAAGAAAAACGGCGCAAAGGGGCCGTCCTTTGACCTTATCACCATAACGGGCGAAAATACTTCACTGCCCCATGGCGTTCCCGGTGACAGAAAGATAAAGGCCGGCGATTTCTTTACAATGGATACGGGCGCTGTCGTCAACGGATACTGTTCAGACATGACGCGGACGGTCGCCGTAGGCAAAATTACCAGCGAGCAGAAAAAGGTCTATGACACCGTGCTTAAAGCCCAGACAGAGGCCTTAAACGCCCTTGCAGCAGGCAAAAAGTGCAGTGATATTGACAAAATCGCGCGTGATATAATTGACAATGCCGGATATAAAGGCTGTTTCGGTCATGGCCTTGGACATTCCGTAGGCCTTCTTATCCATGAGGAGCCGCGCCTTTCTCCAAGCTGTGACGCTATCCTCGAGCCTGGCATGATTATGACGGTTGAACCCGGCATATATCTTGAAGGCAGGTTTGGCGTCAGGATAGAGGACATGGTACTCATCACAAAAGATGGCATTATAAACTTCTCAAAGAGCCCGAAAGAGCTTATAACACTGTAA